From one Lycium barbarum isolate Lr01 chromosome 6, ASM1917538v2, whole genome shotgun sequence genomic stretch:
- the LOC132598639 gene encoding uncharacterized protein LOC132598639, which yields MNMSELGLERSNPWNNIHTSSEPSPSQTQVTRGGQWKNFGTSMDAICFGFVATAILISMFLIMAIFEHLFKPSPPFSSPRDSRHGSLELGPIQKRASSEMVQRRYSSDYTVLMPGQQYPTFIAKPTPLPCPRERVYWPSHEHSFSFS from the exons ATGAATATGAGTGAGCTTGGGTTAGAAAGATCAAATCCATGGAACAATATTCACACAAGTTCAGAACCTAGTCCTTCCCAAACACAAGTCACTAGAGGAGGACAATGGAAGAACTTTGGGACATCAATGGATGCCATTTGTTTCGGCTTTGTTGCTACAGCTATCCTCATATCCATGTTTCTCATCATGGCCATCTTTGAACATCTTTTCAAGCCTAGTCCACCCTTCTCTTCGCCTCGAGATAGTAGACACGGTTCCTTGGAGTTGGGGCCGATTCAGAAACGTGCAAGTTCAGAAATG GTACAAAGGCGATATTCGTCAGATTATACAGTTTTGATGCCAGGACAACAGTATCCTACCTTCATTGCCAAGCCAACTCCATTGCCTTGTCCAAGAGAAAGGGTTTATTGGCCTTCCCATGAACATAGTTTTTCCTTCTCGTAA